The following proteins are encoded in a genomic region of Fusarium oxysporum f. sp. lycopersici 4287 chromosome 1, whole genome shotgun sequence:
- a CDS encoding hypothetical protein (At least one base has a quality score < 10), whose translation MGGITQQDTTSPPDVHLPQSSGASNESKNEAAEGNTPNSNDEEAVAEFKPSFRFWIILANLSLLIFLATLENTIIGTALPFIVEDLKIGSNYVWVAHIQLLTGTSVLPLTAQLANIFGRRWVTIVVTSLFIVGCVMCGAATNEAMMLAGRGIQGVASQNCVMLTEMVISDLVPLRERSKYIGMTLSLAAFSLISGPIISGALVNNVSWRWIFYINVPIAGVALIGLYLFLHVKWNRNETIMTKLRRIDWVGNIIITGSSISILLALTWAHVVYPWDSPEVLAPLIIGIIGAVVFFVWEAKWATEPVVPLRIFKHWSSILLYIETFMCNFCLFLPAYFLPLFFQGVMASSAGRTGVQMIPLTAFMMPSMIFTAVALPKVAKYKVFHVVGFTLLTVGQGIFSTLKREDSNAEWVFKLFVQPIGTGFLAGSTLPAIQSWTAEADMAAATAGFTYIRGMAMIFGIAIPSTIFNIFISKYSSRIDDPEVRALLNAGDAFALGSKDFVMSFDDPVQSQIRETFQLAIQKAFQPTIAFAGIGFVLACICRDNRLRSELETMYGLEEKRKKEGTVEEVTNIRTTVEKMEGDK comes from the exons ATGGGTGGCATCACTCAACAAGACACCACGTCTCCGCCAGACGTGCATCTTCCCCAGTCCAGCGGCGCTAGCAACGAGAGCAAAAACGAAGCAGCAGAGGGCAACACCCCGAATAGtaatgatgaagaggccGTGGCCGAATTCAAGCCATCCTTTCGCTTCTGGATCATCCTGGCGAACCTATCACTGCTTATCTTCCTCGCTACGCTCGAGAACACCATCATTGGGACCGCGTTGCCGTTTATTGTGGAGGACCTGAAGATCGGAAGCAACTACGTCTGGGTTGCTCACATACAGTTGCTCACCGG AACGTCTGTGTTGCCCCTGACAGCACAACTCGCCAACATCTTCGGCCGCCGTTGGGTGACCATCGTCGTCACTTCGCTTTTCATTGTCGGTTGTGTTATGTGCGGAGCCGCCACGAATGAGGCAATGATGCTGGCTGGTCGAGGTATCCAGGGCGTTGCGAGCCAGAATTGTGTCATGCTTACAGAAATGGTCATCTCGGATCTCGTCCCCTTGAGAGAGCGTTCCAAGTACATCGGCATGACGCTCAGTTTAGCGGCCTTTTCTCTCATCTCGGGACCTATTATTAGTGGTGCCCTTGTCAACAACGTGTCCTGGCGATGG ATCTTCTATATCAATGTCCCCATTGCTGGTGTTGCACTAATAGGCCTTTACCTCTTCCTCCACGTCAAGTGGAACCGAAATGAGACCATCATGACCAAGCTCCGCCGCATCGACTGGGTTGGCAACATCATTATCACTGGCTCTAGTATCAGTATTCTCCTTGCCTTGACGTGGGCACATGTCGTATATCCTTGGGACTCACCAGAGGTCCTTGCACCGCTCATCATAGGCATTATCGGTGCAgttgtcttcttcgtctgggAGGCCAAGTGGGCTACCGAGCCTGTCGTCCCGCTTCGTATATTCAAACACTGGAGCTCCATCCTGCTGTACATCGAAACCTTCATGTGCAACTTCTGCCTTTTCTTACCGGCCTACTTCCTACCATTGTTTTTCCAGGGCGTCATGGCCTCGTCTGCAGGCCGAACAGGTGTACAGATGATCCCGCTGACAGCATTCATGATGCCCAGCATGATCTTTACCGCCGTTGCTCTTCCAAAGGTTGCCAAGTACAAGGTTTTCCACGTCGTGGGCTTTACTCTCCTCACGGTAGGGCAAGGCATCTTCTCGACGCTCAAGCGAGAAGACTCAAACGCTGAGTGGGTATTCAAACTCTTTGTTCAGCCCATCGGTACAGGCTTTTTGGCTGGCTCAACGCTTCCGGCTATCCAGTCATGGACAGCTGAGGCGGACATGGCAGCGGCAACGGCCGGATTCACCTACATCCGAGGCATGGCCATGATCTTCGGCATTGCTATACCCAGcacaatcttcaacatcttcattTCAAAGTACTCGTCCCGCATCGACGACCCCGAAGTTCGCGCTCTTTTGAATGCAGGCGACGCCTTCGCTCTTGGATCCAAGGATTTCGTCATGAGTTTCGATGATCCCGTGCAGAGCCAGATCCGTGAGACGTTCCAGCTAGCGATCCAGAAGGCTTTCCAGCCAACCATCGCGTTCGCAGGCATAGGATTCGTGCTGGCCTGCATCTGCAGGGACAACAGACTAAGATCTGAACTGGAAACTATGTACGGATtagaggagaagaggaagaaggaggggaCAGTAGAGGAGGTCACGAACATAAGGACGACGGTGGAAAAGATGGAGGGAGACAAGTAG